In Curtobacterium sp. L6-1, a genomic segment contains:
- the aroA gene encoding 3-phosphoshikimate 1-carboxyvinyltransferase, protein MVATTHSRPWTAPVARGPLAGDVALPGSKSLTNRELVLAALADGPSTIRLPLHSRDSALMTTALRQLGVGIDEVEPTPGTAANPYGPDLLVTPGAMHGDVRVDCGLAGTVMRFLPPLAALAEGPVTIDGDPYARKRPMAAIIRALVDLGVDVTDDGGGAMPFTFVGTGAVRGGSLEIDASASSQFVSGLLLSAPRFTEGLHLRHVGDRLPSMPHIAMTVDVLRARGVRVDEPSVGEWVVRPGPIAARDVTIEPDLSNAAPFAVAALVAGGTVRIRTWPTETTQVGADLETLLPRWGATVTRDGDDLVFDGGVGIRGGASLPGVDLDLTRGGELAPALVALAALADGPSEITGIGHLRGHETDRLAALAADVGGLGGAVAEQQDGLRVEPARLSGGAWAAHDDHRMATAGAVVGLVTEGVAVDDIGSTAKTLPQFPELWAALVATADDALATAPGADTAGRTDAPDTTGTRQGDPA, encoded by the coding sequence ATGGTTGCCACGACGCATTCCCGCCCCTGGACCGCCCCCGTCGCGCGCGGCCCGCTCGCCGGCGACGTCGCCCTGCCCGGCTCGAAGTCGCTGACGAACCGGGAGCTCGTGCTCGCCGCCCTCGCCGACGGGCCGAGCACGATCCGGCTCCCCCTGCACTCGCGCGACTCGGCGCTCATGACGACCGCGCTCCGGCAGCTCGGCGTCGGGATCGACGAGGTCGAGCCGACACCCGGGACGGCGGCGAACCCCTACGGGCCGGACCTCCTCGTCACCCCGGGCGCGATGCACGGCGACGTCCGCGTCGACTGCGGCCTGGCCGGTACCGTGATGCGCTTCCTGCCGCCGCTCGCCGCCCTCGCCGAGGGCCCGGTCACGATCGACGGCGACCCCTACGCCCGGAAGCGTCCGATGGCGGCGATCATCCGTGCGCTCGTCGACCTCGGCGTCGACGTCACCGACGACGGCGGCGGCGCGATGCCGTTCACGTTCGTCGGCACCGGGGCCGTGCGGGGTGGCAGCCTTGAGATCGACGCGTCGGCCTCGTCCCAGTTCGTCTCCGGCCTGCTGCTCTCCGCGCCCCGCTTCACCGAGGGACTGCACCTCCGCCACGTCGGCGACCGCCTGCCGAGCATGCCGCACATCGCGATGACGGTCGACGTCCTCCGCGCCCGCGGCGTCCGCGTCGACGAGCCGTCGGTCGGCGAGTGGGTCGTCCGCCCCGGACCGATCGCCGCGCGGGACGTCACCATCGAACCCGACCTGTCGAACGCCGCGCCCTTCGCGGTCGCCGCCCTGGTCGCCGGCGGAACGGTCCGGATCCGGACCTGGCCGACCGAGACGACGCAGGTCGGCGCGGACCTCGAGACGCTGCTGCCGCGCTGGGGCGCGACCGTCACGCGCGACGGCGACGACCTCGTGTTCGACGGCGGCGTCGGGATCCGGGGCGGCGCCTCCCTGCCGGGTGTCGACCTGGACCTGACCCGCGGCGGCGAACTCGCACCGGCGCTCGTCGCGCTCGCGGCGCTGGCCGACGGACCGAGCGAGATCACCGGCATCGGGCACCTGCGCGGCCACGAGACGGACCGGCTCGCGGCGCTCGCGGCGGACGTGGGCGGCCTGGGAGGCGCGGTGGCGGAACAGCAGGACGGCCTGCGGGTCGAGCCGGCCCGCCTCTCCGGCGGCGCGTGGGCGGCGCACGACGACCACCGGATGGCGACCGCCGGGGCCGTCGTCGGGCTCGTCACCGAGGGGGTGGCCGTGGACGACATCGGGTCGACCGCCAAGACGCTGCCGCAGTTCCCCGAGCTGTGGGCCGCACTCGTCGCGACGGCGGACGACGCCCTCGCCACCGCTCCCGGGGCGGACACGGCCGGGCGCACCGACGCACCGGACACCACCGGCACACGACAGGGAGACCCGGCATGA
- a CDS encoding zf-HC2 domain-containing protein, translating to MSGCDCSKAKAELEEFLHDELRHEDAADIREHMDGCEDCLTEHRVGVVLMETVKRACRETAPDQLRDEVLARLRAVQSTH from the coding sequence ATGAGCGGGTGCGACTGCTCGAAGGCCAAGGCGGAGCTCGAGGAGTTCCTGCACGACGAGCTCCGGCACGAGGACGCCGCGGACATCCGCGAGCACATGGACGGCTGCGAGGACTGCCTCACCGAGCACCGCGTCGGCGTGGTGCTCATGGAGACCGTCAAGCGTGCGTGCCGCGAGACCGCTCCGGACCAGCTCCGCGACGAGGTCCTCGCACGCCTGCGTGCGGTGCAGTCGACCCACTGA
- a CDS encoding sigma-70 family RNA polymerase sigma factor yields the protein MRSLFEDQALPFMDQLYGAAMRMTRNPADASDLVQETFVKAFAAFRQFRQGTNLKAWLYRILTNTFINTYRKNQRNPYQGTIDELEDWQLGGAESVTQSISARSAEADAIDHLPSSAVKDALQAIPEDFRMAVYFADVEGFSYQEIADIMKTPVGTVMSRLHRGRRLLRGLLADHARETGVVPDAASTATMRGRGRGAGTRTATTAGSRTTRKDAR from the coding sequence CTGCGCAGCCTGTTCGAGGACCAGGCCCTGCCGTTCATGGACCAGCTCTACGGCGCAGCCATGCGGATGACCCGCAACCCGGCCGACGCCTCGGACCTCGTGCAGGAGACGTTCGTCAAGGCCTTCGCCGCGTTCCGGCAGTTCCGCCAGGGCACGAACCTCAAGGCGTGGCTCTACCGGATCCTGACGAACACGTTCATCAACACGTACCGCAAGAACCAGCGGAACCCGTACCAGGGCACCATCGACGAACTCGAGGACTGGCAACTCGGCGGCGCGGAGAGCGTCACCCAGTCGATCTCCGCCCGGTCCGCCGAGGCCGACGCGATCGACCACCTGCCGTCCTCCGCCGTGAAGGACGCCCTCCAGGCCATCCCGGAGGACTTCCGGATGGCGGTCTACTTCGCCGATGTCGAAGGCTTCTCGTACCAGGAGATCGCCGACATCATGAAGACCCCCGTGGGGACGGTCATGAGCCGCCTCCACCGTGGACGCCGGCTCCTGCGCGGACTGCTGGCGGACCACGCACGCGAGACCGGTGTCGTCCCGGACGCAGCGTCGACGGCGACGATGCGCGGACGAGGCCGCGGTGCAGGCACGCGGACGGCCACGACGGCCGGTTCCCGCACGACCCGGAAGGACGCACGATGA
- a CDS encoding GNAT family N-acetyltransferase produces the protein MTDAEPISSWTEPDVAAVTDLVRLLGHQVDPDAMRTRLDRLTAEAGHRTWVVRDDDGRPIAVAGAQVTWTYVGDEPTAQLLLLVVDPTTRRHGTGTALLGTFETWAVEQGARRLSAVSAAATDNAHRFYQRRGYHEAGVRYTKLV, from the coding sequence ATGACCGACGCCGAGCCGATCAGCTCCTGGACCGAACCCGACGTCGCTGCGGTGACCGACCTGGTGCGCCTGCTGGGGCACCAGGTCGACCCGGATGCCATGCGCACCCGTCTCGACCGGCTCACCGCCGAGGCGGGCCACCGCACGTGGGTGGTGCGCGACGACGACGGTCGTCCGATCGCGGTCGCGGGCGCGCAGGTCACCTGGACCTACGTCGGTGACGAACCGACCGCGCAGCTGCTGCTGCTGGTCGTCGACCCCACGACCAGGCGGCACGGCACCGGGACCGCGCTCCTCGGCACGTTCGAGACGTGGGCCGTCGAGCAGGGCGCGCGGCGCCTCTCCGCCGTCAGCGCCGCGGCGACCGACAACGCGCACCGCTTCTACCAGCGCCGTGGGTACCACGA